Part of the Catalinimonas alkaloidigena genome is shown below.
CTTCTTATTATCATTCTTCTATTGGTGGGTATCACGGAGCAAAACTGGGCCGCTACCAGGACCTTATCAATTACTACCTTAATGATGAGCTGGTGGGAATCATCCAAAACTTACAGAATAACAGCACGAACTTCACCAACCTACAAGTGCTTAATATGCTCAATGCACGTTTTTTCAAAGCTGGGGCTGCTCAGAATGCGGTACTCATCAATGATCAGGCACTGGGCAATGTCTGGCTGGTAGGCAATATTCAAAAAGTGAGCAATGCCGATGAAGCCATTGAAGCCTTAAGCACTGCTGACCTGGCCAGCACAGCGATTTTGAATACTTCAGACTTTTCAATGGAGCAGAACAGCTTTAACCAGCAGGGAGATATTCAAATGACAAATTATGAACCCAACGAACTGACCTATCAGGCCGATGTGCAGGAAGAAAGCTTCGCTGTCTTCTCAGAGATTTATTATCCTGAAGGCTGGCAGGCCTATATTGACGATGAACCCGTGGAGCATGTGCGAGTAAACTATATTTTGAGAGGACTCAGCATACCCGCCGGTCAGCATAGCATTCGTTTTGAGTTCAAGCCACAATCTTATTATGTAGGCAGTTCTGTGTCGCTGGTTTGCTCTATACTGCTAAGCATCATGTTGGTAGTAAGCCTGGGGATGAGTGCCAAAAACTTGCGTAAAGAGAGCTAAGTGATTTCCAACATGGAGCAGAATCAACCCATATTATCCATTGTGATCTGTACCTATAATCGGGAAGAATTTATTGGCAAAACACTGCTGCATCTTCATCAGATGGCTCTGCCTTACGCTGATTTTGAAGCCATAGTAGTCAACAACAACAGTACGGACAAGACCGAAAATATCTGTCAAGAATTTATCCATAAGCATTCTGATATGCAGATCAGATATTGTCTGGAAACCCGGCAGGGTCATTCTTATGCCCGTAACCGCGGGATTAAAGAAGCTTCAGGAGAATTCGTTGCTTATATTGACGATGATGCCTTTGTACATCCGGATTTCGGAAGCAATATCATCCGCTTTTTCAATGAAAATCCGGAAGTGAATGCGATTGGGGGTAAAATCATTCCTGCATATCAGAACGGCAAACCCAAGTGGATGTCACATTATCTTCTTCCTTTGGTATCCGCTTTGGATATGGGTAAAAATCCTAGGCCCTTCAAAGGAAGGAAATTTCCGGTAGGGGCCAACGTCACTTTTCGCAAATCTGTGTTTGACCGCTATGGCATGTTCAATGTCAAGCTGGGACGTATCGGAAGTGGATTGATGGGGGGAGATGAAAAAGAGATGGTCTACCGCATGAAAAGGAACGGTGAACAGATCTATTATGTACCTGATGTGGTGGTTGATCATGTAATTCCTCCAAAGCGATTGCAGATGGATTATATTCGCGGACTGGCCGAGGGCGTAGGGCAGAGTGAAAAAAGAAGACTAGAGGGAGAATCTTTAATGCCCAAAATCAAACGAGCACTGGAAGAACTGGTGAAAATCGGGGGCACATTAGTTTTAATGCTCCTCTACACCGTCAAAGGTCAGTGGGCCAAAGGCTGGATGCTAATCAAATTCCGATATTGGGTGCTGATGGGATTTTTGAAAAGATAGAAAAGAAGACCGAAGTCAGAAAACGGAAAACTGAATCAAATACAACTTCGGTCTTCCGTCTCCTGACGTTCCGACTTAAGAAACATGAAACCAAAGCATATAGCATTTTTTGACAATTTATTGGCTTCGCTACTTACAACAGTGAAAGTCATCTTGCTCAGTAAA
Proteins encoded:
- a CDS encoding glycosyltransferase — encoded protein: MEQNQPILSIVICTYNREEFIGKTLLHLHQMALPYADFEAIVVNNNSTDKTENICQEFIHKHSDMQIRYCLETRQGHSYARNRGIKEASGEFVAYIDDDAFVHPDFGSNIIRFFNENPEVNAIGGKIIPAYQNGKPKWMSHYLLPLVSALDMGKNPRPFKGRKFPVGANVTFRKSVFDRYGMFNVKLGRIGSGLMGGDEKEMVYRMKRNGEQIYYVPDVVVDHVIPPKRLQMDYIRGLAEGVGQSEKRRLEGESLMPKIKRALEELVKIGGTLVLMLLYTVKGQWAKGWMLIKFRYWVLMGFLKR